A genomic region of Clarias gariepinus isolate MV-2021 ecotype Netherlands chromosome 23, CGAR_prim_01v2, whole genome shotgun sequence contains the following coding sequences:
- the tmem167b gene encoding protein kish-B, producing MTNAYSFDGILVFGLLFICTCAYLKKVPRLNSWLLSEKKGVWGVFYKAAVIGTRLHVAVALSCLSMAFYLVFLK from the exons ATGACAAATG CATACTCCTTCGACGGCATCCTCGTATTCGGACTTCTCTTCATTTGTACTTGTGCGTACCTGAAGAAGGTTCCTCGCCTCAACAGCTGGCTGTTATCGGAAAAAAAAGGCGTGTGGGGCGTCTTCTATAAAg CGGCGGTTATTGGTACCCGGCTTCATGTCGCCGTGGCGCTGTCCTGTTTGTCTATGGCTTTCTATTTGGTCTTCTTGAAATGA
- the si:ch211-160o17.6 gene encoding protein FAM107B: MCLRVTRSLLKKSMLLYYIPQMVSPRNVEGNHHPENSRSESVAEQTMMEIHDHLIRPKKLSNPVLDSPSHRVLHRELRVSHRWGLLPAEKCELQRVMEKRRLEQQREREQALKPPTDLEQQLSKRRQRLLNYELEEQKRQEDLLNVPEFVRVKDNLRRVRAA, encoded by the exons ATGTGCTTGAGAGTAACTCGCTCTTTATTGAAGAAGAGTATGCTGCTTTACTACATACCACAG ATGGTTTCACCAAGAAATGTAGAAGGAAATCATCACCCAG AAAACTCCAGGTCTGAAAGTGTAGCAGAGCAGACGATGATGGAAATTCATGATCATCTTATTCGGCCCAAGAAGCTATCGAACCCTGTTCTGGACTCACCTAGCCACCGAGTGCTACACAGGGAACTTCGGGTCAGCCACAGATG gGGGCTATTGCCTGCTGAGAAGTGCGAATTGCAGAGGGTGATGGAGAAGCGGAGATTGGAGCAGCAGCGGGAGAGAGAACAGGCTCTAAAACCCCCCACTGATCTGGAGCAGCAGCTGAGCAAGAGACGACAAAGATTACTCAAC TATGAACTGGAGGAACAGAAGAGACAAGAGGATCTGCTTAATGTCCCTGAATTTGTGCGTGTAAAAGACAACTTGAGACGTGTCCGGGCAGCGTAA
- the b3galt6 gene encoding beta-1,3-galactosyltransferase 6 has translation MNFVRLVCRHKTALVLSVLCFFATVLLFLAKCTSETLKPPDSPGSAPRAQPRPERPASPSDTKEISAFLVVLVTTGPKYTERRSIIRSTWLSKTDPDVLALFAIGTEGLPSEDMRNLETEQTRHGDLLLLPELRDSYENLTLKLIHAYSWLDQKLDFKFVLKADDDTYARLDLLKDELKSKDPRRFYWGFFSGRGRVKTAGKWKESAWELCDYYIPYALGGGYVLSADLVHYVHLNSAYLKTWQSEDVSLGAWLAPVDVKRLHDPRFDTEYKSRGCSNKYLITHKQSLEDMLEKHQTLQRDGRLCKEEVKLRLSYIYDWNVPPSQCCQRKDGIP, from the coding sequence ATGAATTTTGTCCGCCTCGTGTGTCGCCACAAGACTGCCCTGGTACTCAGTGTCCTCTGCTTCTTCGCAACCGTCCTCCTCTTCCTCGCCAAATGCACCTCGGAGACGTTGAAACCTCCTGACTCGCCTGGCTCCGCACCACGCGCCCAACCCCGACCCGAACGTCCAGCATCACCTTCCGACACCAAGGAGATCTCGGCTTTCCTGGTGGTCCTCGTCACTACAGGTCCGAAATACACAGAGCGCCGCAGCATCATCCGGAGCACCTGGCTCTCCAAAACTGACCCCGATGTGCTTGCTTTGTTCGCGATTGGCACCGAGGGCTTGCCGTCCGAAGACATGCGGAATCTGGAGACGGAGCAGACACGTCACGGAGACCTTCTGCTTCTACCCGAGCTCCGTGACTCCTATGAGAACCTGACGCTGAAGCTGATCCATGCTTACTCGTGGCTCGATCAGAAACTGGACTTCAAGTTCGTCCTAAAGGCAGACGACGATACGTATGCTCGTTTGGATCTGCTTAAAGACGAGCTGAAGAGTAAAGACCCAAGACGCTTTTACTGGGGATTTTTCTCCGGCAGAGGCCGAGTAAAAACAGCCGGGAAGTGGAAAGAGAGTGCCTGGGAGTTATGTGACTATTACATACCGTACGCTTTAGGTGGTGGCTACGTGCTCTCCGCAGACCTGGTGCACTACGTTCACTTGAACTCTGCTTACCTGAAGACGTGGCAGAGCGAGGACGTTTCTCTGGGTGCCTGGCTCGCACCGGTCGACGTGAAACGACTGCACGACCCACGGTTTGATACCGAGTACAAGTCGAGAGGGTGCagcaataagtatttgatcacacACAAGCAGAGTCTGGAGGACATGCTCGAGAAGCACCAGACGCTGCAGAGAGACGGGCGGCTGTGCAAGGAGGAGGTAAAACTGCGTCTATCGTACATTTACGACTGGAACGTTCCACCTTCACAGTGCTGCCAACGCAAAGATGGTATCCCTTGA
- the hipk1b gene encoding homeodomain-interacting protein kinase 1 isoform X1: MKRGRMNSGMASQLQVFSPPSVSSSAFCRVKKMKVESCAWDAEAYGSYGFNPAPALPFSTSGLVFPPASRCQVVVRAADSTGSHAQACRASHTTQASDLHATRGQRYGVKRKIEETERSTGVDSGSGSVQILEELSAPAFSARTAAVGTTAQSIANSATTTKSSSSNCEGDYQLVQHEILCSVSSSYEVLEFLGRGTFGQVAKCWKRGTNEIVAIKILKNHPSYARQGQIEVSILNRLSAENADEYNFVRSYECFQHKGHTCLVFEMLEQNLYDFLKHSKFSPLPLRHIRPILQQVATALMKLKSLGLIHADLKPENIMLVDPIRQPYRVKVIDFGSASHVSKAVCSTYLQSRYYRAPEIILGLPFCEAIDMWSLGCVIAELFLGWPLYPGASEYDQIRYISQTQGLPAEYLLSAGTKTSRFFHRGPDSSYPLWRLKTPAEHEAEMGIKSKEARKYIFNCLDDMMQVNLSSHLEGTDMLAEKADRREFIDLLKRMLRLDADKRITPSKTLAHPFVTMSHLLDFPHSSHVKSCFQNMELCKRRNSNYDNGKALFAANAVPGAAGNLTVTFSSQLNQNNQVPSAAGAVPLLNYQPALYQQATINIPGLAQSSLPLQSRPPQLCGQNEPFQQTLIVCPSTTIQGLSSSNKTSSYPVRMETGVPVVQQSQNTQSLQIQPGMLAQGSCTPLMVATLHPQAAGMPMAAQYPLPLALSCGAGRPSFLEQTATVLQAWQTGTQQILLPSAWQQVPGMAVHGAGTTSALTNSPLETILSENSTKQTPSWRASHGTVLQQNPHILNSAQSLGCGVSNAARPSQSKRNRARGGDTNNSCSSYRAVLSQPIIISDTPSPAVSVITIHSDSDEEDERKFHPASCGTSQRANVISCVTVLDSDSSTASPLTPLPRNGTVGTQSSRLAKSLAIVVPSVKMQPSEILSSTKAASGVPQSSYIKPKRMATRQPCSSGESINQQEPSRSQPLNLSQTTVSSSQDSTSGSSLRRQQTYPPSSSQYRLQEAVSFTSAPSLYTYPSSAPRAMEQLLVHGSSPSVRSPAGPYAPGLIPKEPVNGVVHGLPAHYQQHFPSHPYVGPNTSTTRGSGTYSGYQISPGIVSQYPYI; this comes from the exons ATGAAAAGAGGACGAATGAACTCAG GCATGGCGTCGCAGCTGCAAGTCTTCTCCCCCCCGTCCGTGTCTTCCAGTGCCTTCTGCCGGGTAAAGAAGATGAAGGTGGAGAGCTGCGCATGGGATGCAGAAGCCTACGGCTCATACGGCTTCAACCCGGCTCCTGCTCTCCCCTTCAGCACCTCGGGCCTGGTCTTTCCACCTGCCTCACGTTGCCAAGTGGTAGTTCGAGCTGCCGACAGCACCGGCAGCCATGCTCAGGCTTGCCGGGCATCCCACACCACCCAGGCCTCGGACCTCCACGCCACCCGTGGACAGAGGTACGGTGTGAAGAGGAAGATCGAGGAGACGGAAAGGTCGACAGGTGTTGACAGTGGCAGCGGAAGCGTTCAGATCCTCGAGGAGCTTTCAGCACCTGCTTTCTCCGCACGTACTGCTGCTGTTGGCACCACGGCCCAGTCCATCGCCAATTCTGCAACAACCACCAAGAGCAGCAGCTCAAACTGTGAAGGGGACTACCAGCTGGTACAGCATGAGATATTATGCTCAGTGTCTAGCAGTTATGAAGTGTTGGAGTTCCTTGGACGGGGAACATTCGGACAGGTGGCCAAGTGCTGGAAAAGGGGCACCAATGAAATTGTGGCGATTAAAATCCTAAAGAACCATCCGTCATACGCACGCCAAGGGCAGATAGAG GTGAGCATCCTGAACAGGCTGAGCGCAGAGAATGCAGACGAGTACAACTTTGTGCGCTCTTACGAGTGCTTCCAACACAAAGGTCATACATGCTTGGTCTTTGAGATGCTGGAGCAGAACCTTTATGACTTCCTGAAGCACAGCAAGTTCAGCCCGCTGCCTCTGCGTCATATCCGGCCCATCCTGCAGCAGGTAGCCACAGCACTCATGAAGCTCAAGAGCCTGGGTCTGATCCACGCCGACCTGAAACCGGAGAACATTATGCTGGTGGACCCCATCAGGCAGCCGTACAGGGTGAAGGTGATTGACTTCGGCTCAGCCAGCCACGTCTCTAAAGCCGTGTGCTCAACCTACTTGCAGTCCCGCTActacag AGCACCTGAAATCATCCTTGGCCTGCCCTTCTGTGAAGCTATTGACATGTGGTCTCTGGGTTGTGTGATCGCTGAGCTTTTTCTCGGGTGGCCACTGTATCCTGGAGCATCTGAGTATGACCAG ATTCGTTACATTTCCCAGACTCAGGGTTTGCCAGCAGAGTATCTTCTGAGCGCTGGCACAAAGACCAGCCGTTTTTTCCACAGAGGTCCCGATTCCAGTTATCCACTGTGGAGGCTGAAG ACCCCAGCAGAGCATGAGGCAGAAATGGGTATTAAGTCCAAAGAAGCACGAAAGTACATCTTTAATTGCCTGGATGACATGATGcag GTCAATTTGTCCTCTCACCTGGAGGGAACTGACATGCTGGCAGAGAAGGCTGACCGGCGGGAGTTCATCGACCTGTTGAAACGCATGCTGCGGCTCGACGCTGATAAAAGAATCACTCCCAGCAAGACCCTGGCACATCCTTTTGTCACTATGAGCCATCTCCTGGACTTTCCTCACAGCTCTCA tGTGAAGTCATGCTTTCAAAACATGGAACTATGTAAGAGGAGGAACAGCAATTACGACAATGGGAAAGCTCTCTTCGCCGCTAATGCCGTCCCAGGTGCTGCAGGCAACCTGACTGTGACCTTCAGCAGTCAGCTGAACCAGAACAACCAG GTTCCCTCAGCTGCAGGAGCAGTGCCTCTCCTCAATTACCAGCCAGCTCTTTATCAACAGGCCACCATAAACATCCCTGGACTGGCCCAATCCAGCCTCCCCCTTCAGAGCCGCCCACCTCAGTTGTGTGGCCAAAATGAGCCGTTCCAGCAGACCCTCATTGTTTGCCCATCCACTACTATACAAG GTCTCTCATCTTCCAATAAGACCTCCAGTTACCCGGTCAGGATGGAGACCGGTGTTCCTGTGGTCCAGCAGAGCCAGAACACACAGTCTTTGCAGATTCAGCCAGGCATGCTCGCCCAg GGCTCCTGTACGCCGCTGATGGTGGCCACTTTGCATCCGCAGGCAGCAGGCATGCCCATGGCCGCTCAGTACCCATTGCCCCTGGCGCTGAGCTGCGGGGCAGGAAGGCCTTCCTTTCTGGAGCAGACAGCCACCGTGCTG CAGGCCTGGCAGACAGGGACACAGCAGATCCTCTTGCCCTCTGCCTGGCAGCAGGTTCCAGGCATGGCCGTTCACGGGGCAGGCACAACATCAGCCCTCACCAATTCACCACTAGAGACCATCCTCTCAGAAAACTCGACCAAGCAGACACCATCCTGGAG GGCATCTCATGGTACAGTTCTCCAGCAGAATCCTCACATACTGAACTCTGCTCAGTCCCTCGGCTGTGGAGTGTCCAATGCAGCTCGGCCCTCACAGAGCAAGAGGAACAGGGCTCGAGGCGGAGACACCAATAACAG CTGTTCGTCGTACCGCGCTGTCCTCTCCCAGCCAATTATCATCTCTGACACACCAAGCCCAGCAGTCAGTGTCATTACCATTCACAGTGACTCGGATGAGGAGGACGAGAGGAAGTTTCATCCTGCCAG CTGTGGAACCAGTCAGAGAGCCAACGTCATCAGCTGTGTGACGGTGCTAGACTCAGATTCCTCCACCGCCAGTCCTCTGACCCCTCTGCCCCGGAACGGCACTGTGGGAACTCAGTCCTCACGTCTAGCAAAGTCTTTAGCGATTGTTGTTCCGTCAGTGAAAATGCAGCCCAGTGAAATCTTATCATCTACCAAAGCAGCTTCAG GAGTGCCACAGAGTTCCTACATTAAACCGAAGAGGATGGCCACACGTCAGCCCTGCAGCTCAGGAGAGAGTATTAATCAGCAAGAACCCAGTAGATCCCAACCACTCAACCTCAGCCAG ACCACAGTATCATCATCTCAAGACTCCACTAGTGGCTCATCACTGCGGCGCCAACAGACATACCCACCCTCCTCCTCTCAGTACCGCCTCCAGGAGGCAGTGTCCTTCACCAGTGCTCCTAGCCTTTATACGTACCCCAGCTCTGCCCCTCGTGCCATGGAGCAGCTCCTCGTCCACGGCTCGTCTCCTTCTGTCCGATCGCCGGCCGGCCCCTACGCGCCCGGTCTGATCCCCAAAGAGCCAGTGAATGGCGTCGTCCATGGTTTGCCTGCCCACTATCAGCAACATTTCCCATCCCACCCGTATGTGGGCCCAAACACCAGCACGACTAGAGGAAGCGGAACTTATAGCGGCTATCAAATCAGTCCCGGTATAGTTTCTCAGTACCCATACATCTGA
- the hipk1b gene encoding homeodomain-interacting protein kinase 1 isoform X2 produces MKRGRMNSGMASQLQVFSPPSVSSSAFCRVKKMKVESCAWDAEAYGSYGFNPAPALPFSTSGLVFPPASRCQVVVRAADSTGSHAQACRASHTTQASDLHATRGQRYGVKRKIEETERSTGVDSGSGSVQILEELSAPAFSARTAAVGTTAQSIANSATTTKSSSSNCEGDYQLVQHEILCSVSSSYEVLEFLGRGTFGQVAKCWKRGTNEIVAIKILKNHPSYARQGQIEVSILNRLSAENADEYNFVRSYECFQHKGHTCLVFEMLEQNLYDFLKHSKFSPLPLRHIRPILQQVATALMKLKSLGLIHADLKPENIMLVDPIRQPYRVKVIDFGSASHVSKAVCSTYLQSRYYRAPEIILGLPFCEAIDMWSLGCVIAELFLGWPLYPGASEYDQIRYISQTQGLPAEYLLSAGTKTSRFFHRGPDSSYPLWRLKTPAEHEAEMGIKSKEARKYIFNCLDDMMQVNLSSHLEGTDMLAEKADRREFIDLLKRMLRLDADKRITPSKTLAHPFVTMSHLLDFPHSSHVKSCFQNMELCKRRNSNYDNGKALFAANAVPGAAGNLTVTFSSQLNQNNQVPSAAGAVPLLNYQPALYQQATINIPGLAQSSLPLQSRPPQLCGQNEPFQQTLIVCPSTTIQGLSSSNKTSSYPVRMETGVPVVQQSQNTQSLQIQPGMLAQQAWQTGTQQILLPSAWQQVPGMAVHGAGTTSALTNSPLETILSENSTKQTPSWRASHGTVLQQNPHILNSAQSLGCGVSNAARPSQSKRNRARGGDTNNSCSSYRAVLSQPIIISDTPSPAVSVITIHSDSDEEDERKFHPASCGTSQRANVISCVTVLDSDSSTASPLTPLPRNGTVGTQSSRLAKSLAIVVPSVKMQPSEILSSTKAASGVPQSSYIKPKRMATRQPCSSGESINQQEPSRSQPLNLSQTTVSSSQDSTSGSSLRRQQTYPPSSSQYRLQEAVSFTSAPSLYTYPSSAPRAMEQLLVHGSSPSVRSPAGPYAPGLIPKEPVNGVVHGLPAHYQQHFPSHPYVGPNTSTTRGSGTYSGYQISPGIVSQYPYI; encoded by the exons ATGAAAAGAGGACGAATGAACTCAG GCATGGCGTCGCAGCTGCAAGTCTTCTCCCCCCCGTCCGTGTCTTCCAGTGCCTTCTGCCGGGTAAAGAAGATGAAGGTGGAGAGCTGCGCATGGGATGCAGAAGCCTACGGCTCATACGGCTTCAACCCGGCTCCTGCTCTCCCCTTCAGCACCTCGGGCCTGGTCTTTCCACCTGCCTCACGTTGCCAAGTGGTAGTTCGAGCTGCCGACAGCACCGGCAGCCATGCTCAGGCTTGCCGGGCATCCCACACCACCCAGGCCTCGGACCTCCACGCCACCCGTGGACAGAGGTACGGTGTGAAGAGGAAGATCGAGGAGACGGAAAGGTCGACAGGTGTTGACAGTGGCAGCGGAAGCGTTCAGATCCTCGAGGAGCTTTCAGCACCTGCTTTCTCCGCACGTACTGCTGCTGTTGGCACCACGGCCCAGTCCATCGCCAATTCTGCAACAACCACCAAGAGCAGCAGCTCAAACTGTGAAGGGGACTACCAGCTGGTACAGCATGAGATATTATGCTCAGTGTCTAGCAGTTATGAAGTGTTGGAGTTCCTTGGACGGGGAACATTCGGACAGGTGGCCAAGTGCTGGAAAAGGGGCACCAATGAAATTGTGGCGATTAAAATCCTAAAGAACCATCCGTCATACGCACGCCAAGGGCAGATAGAG GTGAGCATCCTGAACAGGCTGAGCGCAGAGAATGCAGACGAGTACAACTTTGTGCGCTCTTACGAGTGCTTCCAACACAAAGGTCATACATGCTTGGTCTTTGAGATGCTGGAGCAGAACCTTTATGACTTCCTGAAGCACAGCAAGTTCAGCCCGCTGCCTCTGCGTCATATCCGGCCCATCCTGCAGCAGGTAGCCACAGCACTCATGAAGCTCAAGAGCCTGGGTCTGATCCACGCCGACCTGAAACCGGAGAACATTATGCTGGTGGACCCCATCAGGCAGCCGTACAGGGTGAAGGTGATTGACTTCGGCTCAGCCAGCCACGTCTCTAAAGCCGTGTGCTCAACCTACTTGCAGTCCCGCTActacag AGCACCTGAAATCATCCTTGGCCTGCCCTTCTGTGAAGCTATTGACATGTGGTCTCTGGGTTGTGTGATCGCTGAGCTTTTTCTCGGGTGGCCACTGTATCCTGGAGCATCTGAGTATGACCAG ATTCGTTACATTTCCCAGACTCAGGGTTTGCCAGCAGAGTATCTTCTGAGCGCTGGCACAAAGACCAGCCGTTTTTTCCACAGAGGTCCCGATTCCAGTTATCCACTGTGGAGGCTGAAG ACCCCAGCAGAGCATGAGGCAGAAATGGGTATTAAGTCCAAAGAAGCACGAAAGTACATCTTTAATTGCCTGGATGACATGATGcag GTCAATTTGTCCTCTCACCTGGAGGGAACTGACATGCTGGCAGAGAAGGCTGACCGGCGGGAGTTCATCGACCTGTTGAAACGCATGCTGCGGCTCGACGCTGATAAAAGAATCACTCCCAGCAAGACCCTGGCACATCCTTTTGTCACTATGAGCCATCTCCTGGACTTTCCTCACAGCTCTCA tGTGAAGTCATGCTTTCAAAACATGGAACTATGTAAGAGGAGGAACAGCAATTACGACAATGGGAAAGCTCTCTTCGCCGCTAATGCCGTCCCAGGTGCTGCAGGCAACCTGACTGTGACCTTCAGCAGTCAGCTGAACCAGAACAACCAG GTTCCCTCAGCTGCAGGAGCAGTGCCTCTCCTCAATTACCAGCCAGCTCTTTATCAACAGGCCACCATAAACATCCCTGGACTGGCCCAATCCAGCCTCCCCCTTCAGAGCCGCCCACCTCAGTTGTGTGGCCAAAATGAGCCGTTCCAGCAGACCCTCATTGTTTGCCCATCCACTACTATACAAG GTCTCTCATCTTCCAATAAGACCTCCAGTTACCCGGTCAGGATGGAGACCGGTGTTCCTGTGGTCCAGCAGAGCCAGAACACACAGTCTTTGCAGATTCAGCCAGGCATGCTCGCCCAg CAGGCCTGGCAGACAGGGACACAGCAGATCCTCTTGCCCTCTGCCTGGCAGCAGGTTCCAGGCATGGCCGTTCACGGGGCAGGCACAACATCAGCCCTCACCAATTCACCACTAGAGACCATCCTCTCAGAAAACTCGACCAAGCAGACACCATCCTGGAG GGCATCTCATGGTACAGTTCTCCAGCAGAATCCTCACATACTGAACTCTGCTCAGTCCCTCGGCTGTGGAGTGTCCAATGCAGCTCGGCCCTCACAGAGCAAGAGGAACAGGGCTCGAGGCGGAGACACCAATAACAG CTGTTCGTCGTACCGCGCTGTCCTCTCCCAGCCAATTATCATCTCTGACACACCAAGCCCAGCAGTCAGTGTCATTACCATTCACAGTGACTCGGATGAGGAGGACGAGAGGAAGTTTCATCCTGCCAG CTGTGGAACCAGTCAGAGAGCCAACGTCATCAGCTGTGTGACGGTGCTAGACTCAGATTCCTCCACCGCCAGTCCTCTGACCCCTCTGCCCCGGAACGGCACTGTGGGAACTCAGTCCTCACGTCTAGCAAAGTCTTTAGCGATTGTTGTTCCGTCAGTGAAAATGCAGCCCAGTGAAATCTTATCATCTACCAAAGCAGCTTCAG GAGTGCCACAGAGTTCCTACATTAAACCGAAGAGGATGGCCACACGTCAGCCCTGCAGCTCAGGAGAGAGTATTAATCAGCAAGAACCCAGTAGATCCCAACCACTCAACCTCAGCCAG ACCACAGTATCATCATCTCAAGACTCCACTAGTGGCTCATCACTGCGGCGCCAACAGACATACCCACCCTCCTCCTCTCAGTACCGCCTCCAGGAGGCAGTGTCCTTCACCAGTGCTCCTAGCCTTTATACGTACCCCAGCTCTGCCCCTCGTGCCATGGAGCAGCTCCTCGTCCACGGCTCGTCTCCTTCTGTCCGATCGCCGGCCGGCCCCTACGCGCCCGGTCTGATCCCCAAAGAGCCAGTGAATGGCGTCGTCCATGGTTTGCCTGCCCACTATCAGCAACATTTCCCATCCCACCCGTATGTGGGCCCAAACACCAGCACGACTAGAGGAAGCGGAACTTATAGCGGCTATCAAATCAGTCCCGGTATAGTTTCTCAGTACCCATACATCTGA